Proteins from a genomic interval of Candidatus Brocadia sp.:
- a CDS encoding PAS domain S-box protein, translating to MYTSIKSRLIFLLIAFTLLPFVLLRIIAYPRVQTDLQEVLIRNLDGIGHKQAELVTNWMDERIKNVGVIAENPFMIKCAEITKEDTDYPDIVHYLEVVRKKHGYKGILISNKKGLVTVATAEEGVGNDISQMDFFKRAVQGYTFVSGIIPSEVPLTNEFGEKEAGMPTMFVSTPLRDRYGVVAGVVAIRVDVKALNGLMLSLKLGKTGETYLVNKDGYMITESRFAQDLKDMGLIKKRCALELRLVSRETGELTHGVKQCVTGNNGFDAKGYKDYRGIAVLGAWRWLPEFNWGVIAEIDREEGYGAAYNLNYIVSSVLIIIAFPIVIIAYFIGKKASIPIIKLTEVTEKIASGDLTQRVDIPRKDEIGILAKSFNTMTTCLEEKTKALANSEKRYRELFNSVKEGVYQSEPTEDGIFISINKAGTEILGYKSPEEVIGMKVKDIYVNPEDRRKVVEILAKKGIWKSFTSLCKRKNGELFYMERTSNLVTDENGNPIRIDGIFRDITERKRLEMELQESELHHRQLLKSLKEGIYQCEPAEEGVFTWINQAGAEMLGYSSPEEVIGTRVKDTYVNPDDRRESLETLKKKGVWRDFISYCKKKNGERFLSESTCNLVCDDNGKPIKVLCVFRDITGK from the coding sequence ATGTACACCTCGATTAAAAGTCGGCTCATTTTTTTACTCATTGCATTTACATTGCTGCCGTTCGTTTTGTTGCGAATTATTGCATATCCAAGGGTACAGACCGATCTTCAGGAAGTGCTTATACGAAACCTTGATGGTATTGGACATAAACAGGCTGAATTAGTGACGAATTGGATGGATGAGAGAATAAAGAATGTTGGCGTAATTGCAGAGAATCCGTTTATGATCAAATGCGCAGAGATTACCAAAGAAGACACAGATTATCCCGATATCGTTCATTACTTGGAGGTCGTGAGGAAAAAGCATGGTTACAAGGGTATTTTGATAAGTAATAAGAAAGGATTGGTAACAGTTGCAACAGCAGAAGAAGGTGTGGGAAACGATATTTCACAAATGGACTTCTTCAAACGGGCGGTTCAAGGATATACATTTGTATCGGGTATTATTCCATCTGAAGTCCCGTTAACAAATGAATTTGGGGAAAAAGAAGCGGGCATGCCGACCATGTTTGTTTCAACGCCATTAAGAGACAGGTATGGGGTTGTAGCCGGTGTCGTTGCCATCCGGGTAGATGTGAAGGCACTGAACGGCCTGATGTTGAGCCTAAAATTGGGAAAGACCGGTGAAACGTATCTGGTGAACAAAGACGGATATATGATAACGGAGTCAAGGTTTGCTCAGGATTTAAAAGATATGGGGCTGATAAAAAAAAGGTGTGCCCTGGAATTAAGGTTGGTCAGCCGGGAAACTGGCGAATTAACCCATGGTGTGAAACAGTGTGTCACCGGTAATAATGGGTTTGATGCAAAAGGCTACAAAGATTACCGGGGAATAGCGGTATTGGGTGCATGGCGCTGGTTACCTGAGTTTAATTGGGGTGTCATAGCAGAAATCGACAGGGAAGAAGGTTATGGAGCAGCGTACAATCTCAATTATATTGTAAGTTCAGTGTTGATAATAATTGCATTTCCTATAGTAATCATAGCGTATTTTATTGGCAAAAAGGCTTCGATACCTATCATTAAACTGACCGAAGTTACCGAAAAAATTGCATCAGGAGATTTAACACAACGGGTAGACATCCCGAGGAAAGATGAGATTGGGATATTAGCAAAATCCTTTAACACGATGACAACGTGTCTGGAAGAGAAGACAAAGGCTTTAGCGAACTCTGAAAAGCGGTATAGAGAGTTGTTTAACTCCGTGAAGGAAGGAGTATATCAATCCGAGCCGACTGAGGACGGGATATTTATTAGCATAAACAAGGCAGGCACTGAAATACTTGGCTACAAGTCCCCGGAAGAGGTAATAGGGATGAAGGTAAAGGATATCTATGTGAATCCCGAAGACCGCAGGAAGGTTGTTGAAATACTTGCCAAAAAAGGAATATGGAAGAGTTTTACATCGTTATGCAAGAGAAAAAATGGAGAACTGTTTTACATGGAACGGACATCCAATCTGGTAACTGATGAAAACGGAAACCCCATTCGTATTGATGGAATATTTAGAGACATCACCGAACGGAAAAGATTAGAGATGGAGCTACAGGAATCAGAACTCCATCACCGGCAGTTGCTGAAATCACTAAAAGAAGGAATCTATCAATGTGAACCAGCCGAAGAGGGGGTATTTACCTGGATCAATCAGGCAGGTGCAGAAATGCTTGGTTACAGTTCACCCGAAGAAGTGATCGGAACACGGGTAAAGGATACTTATGTAAATCCTGATGATCGAAGAGAATCACTTGAGACGTTAAAAAAGAAAGGGGTATGGCGAGATTTTATTTCTTATTGCAAGAAAAAAAATGGAGAACGCTTCCTTTCGGAAAGTACATGTAATCTTGTGTGCGACGACAACGGTAAACCGATCAAGGTCCTTTGTGTATTCAGGGATATAACGGGAAAATAA